In one window of Nicotiana tabacum cultivar K326 chromosome 12, ASM71507v2, whole genome shotgun sequence DNA:
- the LOC142167317 gene encoding uncharacterized protein LOC142167317, giving the protein MPAYSKFVKEILSNKRKLEETSVVKLTENCASTSLMPMSIFRKLEREIRPTKFVLVSLQIADQMTIIPEGIVEDVLVRVDKFVFLVDFIVANMKENKEVPLILGRPFLATGRDYFGYSVKSSHAKSGEIKCGVQDEESNRGT; this is encoded by the exons ATGCCAGCATATTCCAAGTTCGTCAAGGAGATATTGTCCAACAAGCGAAAGCTGGAAGAGACATCGGTAGTCAAGCTCACAGAGAATT GTGCTTCTACTAGTCTTATGCCTATGTCTATTTTCAGGAAGCTCGAGAGGGAGATTAGGCCAACCAAATTTGTACTTGTGTCTTTACAGATAGCAGATCAGATGACGATAATACCTGAAGGAATAGTGGAAGATGTGCTAGTTCGGGTGGATAAATTTGTGTTCCTTGTGGACTTCATCGTAGCGAACATGAAAGAGAATAAGGAGGTCCCTCTAATTTTAGGGAGACCTTTCTTGGCTACTGGTAGAGACTATTTTGGATATTCAGTAAAGTCATCTCATGCTAAGAGTGGGGAAATAAAGTGTGGTGTTCAAGATGAAGAAAGCAATAGGGGCACCTAG